CTTGAGAGAAACAGACTTCTCCTCCTTTACGCATGTGATCCTACAAAAAAGTAATTATGTCAAGATTCATTCAGGAATCTTCAAAACCACAAGAACTACAACGAGGAAACTGTTCCACAATTGAGTAGTCACCTTAAGGTCTTGCCAGGAAGCAGATGAAGGCAAACCTGACACTACAACTGCacaattgaaaatataaaatttagacaTAACTCTTAAAGCTCTGATTATACAGTAATCCAAAACATATCATAAGTACCGCGGTACTCGGATCTCCTAGATGggccacgcccacgaccaccatcaccaccatcacGACCGCcacgaccaccaccaccactgtAACTACCACGAGCATCATGTGATGAACGCCTCCCTCCATGAGCTAGCTCCACCTACAACGGCCAATGCGCATCAATTATATTTGGCTACCAGTCAACAAAATACAAAGTATTGAGTTAAAATTACAGGGATTTAATGATTGACAAACCCGTAAACGATGCCCATCAAAGTCATAACCATCACGGCCATAAATTGCATCGTCAGCATCCCGAGGATCCTCAAACTAAAAGcacaaatatcataaatttaaattaaatggtTGACAGAAACTGCAAATCAACAACACATGCagttgcataaaaaaaaaagctgaccTCAACGAAAGCATAGCCTGGAGGCCTCGGGGGAATCTTCAAATC
This genomic window from Camelina sativa cultivar DH55 unplaced genomic scaffold, Cs unpScaffold02817, whole genome shotgun sequence contains:
- the LOC104774427 gene encoding serine/arginine-rich splicing factor SR34B, translating into GDIREREVEDLFIKYGPIVQIDLKIPPRPPGYAFVEFEDPRDADDAIYGRDGYDFDGHRLRVELAHGGRRSSHDARGSYSGGGGRGGRDGGDGGRGRGPSRRSEYRVVVSGLPSSASWQDLKDHMRKGGEVCFS